The Cololabis saira isolate AMF1-May2022 chromosome 20, fColSai1.1, whole genome shotgun sequence genome includes a window with the following:
- the LOC133420309 gene encoding rano class II histocompatibility antigen, B alpha chain-like isoform X1, with protein MKMKKLLLFLWILRVSADALHEELSIVGCSDSDGENMYGLDGEVKWYADFIKKEGVNAMPPFVDPITFTAGYENAVADLQVCRSNLNIIRTALKDLPPEKDPPNSPVIYTEDDVQLEQENTLICFVSGFFPPPVKVFWTKNGEKVTEGTSINVPIPNKDGSFHQISRLNFIPQQGDMYGCSVEHLALTEPLTRTWDVETTVPGVGPAVFCGVGQTIGLLGVAAGTFFLVKGNECS; from the exons atgaagatgaagaagctGCTGCTCTTCCTCTGGATCCTCCGAGTGTCTGCTGACG CTCTACATGAGGAACTGAGCATCGTTGGTTGTTCAGactctgatggagagaacatgTACGGTCTGGATGGTGAAGTGAAGTGGTACGCAGACTTCATCAAGAAGGAAGGAGTCAATGCTATGCCTCCTTTTGTAGATCCTATAACTTTCACAGCAGGTTATGAAAACGCTGTGGCTGATCTACAGGTCTGTAGATCAAACCTGAACATTATTCGTACTGCCTTGAAGGACCTTCCTCCAGAAAAAG ATCCTCCCAACAGTCCGGTCATCTACACTGAAGACGACGTGCAGCTGGAGCAGGAGAACACCCTGATCTGCTTCgtctctggtttctttcctcctcctgTCAAAGTCTTCTGGACCAAGAACGGAGAGAAGGTCACTGAAGGAACCAGCATCAACGTTCCTATCCCCAACAAAGACGGCTCCTTCCACCAGATCTCCAGACTGAACTTCATCCCGCAGCAGGGAGACATGTACGGCTGTTCAGTGGAACATCTGGCCCTGACCGAACCCCTGACCCGAACCTGGG ATGTGGAGACGACTGTCCCTGGTGTTGGACCTGCGGTCTTCTGTGGAGTGGGTCAGACCATCGGTCTCCTCGGAGTGGCAGCAGGAACCTTCTTCCTCGTCAAAGGAAACGAGTGCAGCTGA
- the LOC133420309 gene encoding rano class II histocompatibility antigen, B alpha chain-like isoform X2, whose amino-acid sequence MKMKKLLLFLWILRVSADALHEELSIVGCSDSDGENMYGLDGEVKWYADFIKKEGVNAMPPFVDPITFTAGYENAVADLQVCRSNLNIIRTALKDLPPEKDPPNSPVIYTEDDVQLEQENTLICFVSGFFPPPVKVFWTKNGEKVTEGTSINVPIPNKDGSFHQISRLNFIPQQGDMYGCSVEHLALTEPLTRTWDVETTVPGVGPAVFCGVGLTIGLLGVAAGTFFLVKGNECS is encoded by the exons atgaagatgaagaagctGCTGCTCTTCCTCTGGATCCTCCGAGTGTCTGCTGACG CTCTACATGAGGAACTGAGCATCGTTGGTTGTTCAGactctgatggagagaacatgTACGGTCTGGATGGTGAAGTGAAGTGGTACGCAGACTTCATCAAGAAGGAAGGAGTCAATGCTATGCCTCCTTTTGTAGATCCTATAACTTTCACAGCAGGTTATGAAAACGCTGTGGCTGATCTACAGGTCTGTAGATCAAACCTGAACATTATTCGTACTGCCTTGAAGGACCTTCCTCCAGAAAAAG ATCCTCCCAACAGTCCGGTCATCTACACTGAAGACGACGTGCAGCTGGAGCAGGAGAACACCCTGATCTGCTTCgtctctggtttctttcctcctcctgTCAAAGTCTTCTGGACCAAGAACGGAGAGAAGGTCACTGAAGGAACCAGCATCAACGTTCCTATCCCCAACAAAGACGGCTCCTTCCACCAGATCTCCAGACTGAACTTCATCCCGCAGCAGGGAGACATGTACGGCTGTTCAGTGGAACATCTGGCCCTGACCGAACCCCTGACCCGAACCTGGG ATGTGGAGACGACTGTCCCTGGTGTTGGACCTGCAGTCTTCTGTGGAGTGGGTCTGACCATCGGTCTCCTCGGGGTGGCAGCAGGAACCTTCTTCCTTGTCAAAGGAAACGAGTGCAGCTGA